The Posidoniimonas polymericola genome includes the window AAGAACAACGCCTCGCGGCACCAGCGCCCGACCGGGTGCCCCGCGACGTAGCCGCGGCCCTTGGCGGCGGAAAGAGCCGCCTGGGTCGCCCGCAGCACTAGGCTGTTGGCCCGCGTGCGGAGCGACTCGTTGCTGCACGCCGGCTCCCCGGCCGCGACCGCCAGCAGGTCGTGCTCGAGGTCGGCCGCCTCGCCCGCCAGCCGCTGGTGGGCCGGACGCAGGTCGTTGCGGCGGGTGGCCTCGTCGCCGAGGAAGCCGATCGCTGCCGACGCCAGGCCGAGCGCCAGGGTTGAGGTCTCATAGCCGCCGGTATTGCCGCCCCGGCCGATCGACATCACCTTCTCCGCCGGGCCGTTGATCAGCTGCTCGGTTGGCACGAACACCCCCTCGAGGACCACCGGGCCGGTCGAGCTTGCGGTCACGCCGACCAGCTCGAAGCGGTCGCCGACGGTCAGCCCGTCGGCGTCGGTGGGCGTGGCCAGCAGCACCTCCTCGCCGGTGGCGTCTCCCTGGTCGACGATCGAGGCGCCCAGCACCAGCCAGTCGGCGGCCACGCCGCCGGTGACCCACGGTGCGCGGCCGGTCAGCCGCCAGCCGCCGTCGACCGGCTCGGCCGCTAGCATCGGCTCGGCCAGGTGGCGGCCGCTAGTCGTTAGGTGGCTGATGCCGACCGTGGCGAACGAGTCGGCCGTGGCCAGGCCTGGCAGCAGCCGCTGCTTCAGCTGATCGTTGCCGCCGCCAGCGATCCGCCGGCACGCGCCGGTCCGCTGGGTGATGGCGAAGGTGGTGCTCAGGCACGCCCTGCTCAGCTCGAGGTACCCGCGGACGATGTCGGCGTCGGTCCACGCCTGGCCGCCCCACTCGGGCGCGAGGAACCACTCGTAGACGCCCGCCTCGCCGCACAGCCGGATCTGCTCCGCTGGGAACTCGCCCGACGCGTCGGTCGCGTCGGCGCGCGAGGCGAGCTCCTGGCACAGCGCGGCCAGGGCAGGGGAGTCGGGCGAGGTGATCTTGTGCATGCGGGGGCCCCAGGCGGCGGGCGGGTGGCGGGCGATCGAACGCGTCAGCCACTCATTGAATCACGATTGGCCGCCGCTTGCCACTGAGCAGCCGGCGGGGCACCGCCGTGGGCCCAACAAAACAGGCGCCGCGGCAAGGCCGCGGCGCCCATAGAACGTTCGGATTGGTCGAGGGCCGGCGGCCTGGCTGGCCTCCGGCCGGCCCTCGTTGTCAGGCGAACTACTTACCCTTCTTGGCCGGGGTCTTGGCCGAAGCCTTCACCGGGGCGGCCTTGGCCTTGGTCGACTTCGAGGGTTTCGCAGCGCTCTTGACGGGCTTGGTAGCCATTGTCGCAACTCCTGGCACGACATTCCCGTCGGGGAGGCTCGCCGTCAAGCGAACCAGTAGTCATTGCCCCGCACGGTTAACTCGATGTATAGGATCGGTAAACAATCACGGCAAGATCAGTTGTTGGTCCAAGATTTTCGCCGCTCGAATTCGACCGCCCAGCCCCCGATCGCCCAGCCAACCAATCGCCCAGCCAACCAATCGCCCAGCCAACTAGCCGCCCGACGGTCCCATGTCGATCGGGCGCGGACGCAGCTCGTTGTTCCGCCGCGCGGCCGCCTGCGTCAGCTGCGTCAGCCACGAGGGCGACCAGCCGCTCTCGCTCTGGTAACCGCGGACCGGCCGCGAGCCAACGCCGCCCGGCTCCGGCAGCAGCCCCGCGACCACCCCCAACGCCGCTCGGGTCACGCCCGGCAACGCCGACTGCAGCGCCACGCCCAAGTTCGCGACGCCGCGGATGATCACCTCGCCGCGGCCGTTCTGGCACGCGTCGAGGATCTGCTCCGCCGCCGACTCGGCGCTCATGCTCACCAGCGGCAGGCTGTCGCCGATGCTGAACCAGGCGTACTCCTTGCGGTGCTGGCCCTTGAAGATGGCGTTCCGCGGGCTGCCGGTTCGCATCAGGCTCGGGCAGGCAGTGGTCACATAAATGCCGTGCTCCAGCAGCTCGGTCCGCAGCCCGTTCGACAACCCGACCACCGCGAACTTGCTGGCCGAGTACGGCAGCATGTGCGGCACCGCCCGCTTGCCGCCGAGCGAGGCAATGTTGACGATCCGGCCCCAGCCGCTCCGACGCATCGTCGGCAGCACGGCCAGCACGGTGTGCAGCGTCCCCCAGCAATTGGTTTGCATCGCCAGCTCAAACTCGTCCTTGGTCATCTCTTCCAGCGGGCCGACCTGGATCACGCCCGCCACATTGAACAGCAGGTCAATGTCGCCGAAATGGTCGCGGACCTGGTCGACCATCCGCTCGACGTCGTGCTGATCGCGCACGTCGCAGCGGACGGCCAGCACATCGCCCCCCATCGCCGTGAGCTCCTCCCGCGCCGCGTCGAGGTCCGCCTCGGTCCGCGCGCAGATCGCCACCCGTGCGCCCTGCTCCACCAGCCGGCGGGCGAGCACCAGCCCGAGGCCCCGCGAGCCGCCGGTAACAATCGCCACCCGGCCCGGCATCTCGAAGTGCCGCCGCCGCTCAACGACCCGCTTGATCAAGTGGGCGCCCACAGCGCCGCCCGCGGCCAGGAGAGCAAGGTTGGTGA containing:
- a CDS encoding acyl-CoA dehydrogenase family protein, whose protein sequence is MHKITSPDSPALAALCQELASRADATDASGEFPAEQIRLCGEAGVYEWFLAPEWGGQAWTDADIVRGYLELSRACLSTTFAITQRTGACRRIAGGGNDQLKQRLLPGLATADSFATVGISHLTTSGRHLAEPMLAAEPVDGGWRLTGRAPWVTGGVAADWLVLGASIVDQGDATGEEVLLATPTDADGLTVGDRFELVGVTASSTGPVVLEGVFVPTEQLINGPAEKVMSIGRGGNTGGYETSTLALGLASAAIGFLGDEATRRNDLRPAHQRLAGEAADLEHDLLAVAAGEPACSNESLRTRANSLVLRATQAALSAAKGRGYVAGHPVGRWCREALFFMVWSCPAPVANANLCELAGIAE
- a CDS encoding SDR family NAD(P)-dependent oxidoreductase; the protein is MRRTFTNLALLAAGGAVGAHLIKRVVERRRHFEMPGRVAIVTGGSRGLGLVLARRLVEQGARVAICARTEADLDAAREELTAMGGDVLAVRCDVRDQHDVERMVDQVRDHFGDIDLLFNVAGVIQVGPLEEMTKDEFELAMQTNCWGTLHTVLAVLPTMRRSGWGRIVNIASLGGKRAVPHMLPYSASKFAVVGLSNGLRTELLEHGIYVTTACPSLMRTGSPRNAIFKGQHRKEYAWFSIGDSLPLVSMSAESAAEQILDACQNGRGEVIIRGVANLGVALQSALPGVTRAALGVVAGLLPEPGGVGSRPVRGYQSESGWSPSWLTQLTQAAARRNNELRPRPIDMGPSGG